A window of the Lolium perenne isolate Kyuss_39 chromosome 7, Kyuss_2.0, whole genome shotgun sequence genome harbors these coding sequences:
- the LOC127316599 gene encoding receptor kinase-like protein Xa21, translating into MAAGFIFLCFTLSMFMLHCGHCQAIPRNGTGGNLTSVQMQTLALLSFKSMVSDPAGLLFSWNSSSHPCKWRGVGCGRRRHRDRVVALSLNSLGLSGSMSPSLGNLSYLRVLDLGGNSLTGHIPLDLGHLRRLRLLNLTANSLQGDIPVTLGRCTSLMKLLLASNHLRGEIPGEIGALGNLVILSIDGNNLSGNIPPSLGNLTSLVILSLANNSLSGTIPASFGDLSSLQQLLLWLNHLSGHIPPSLGRLSNLFTLDLETNNLTGPIPPAIWNLSSLVIFAVNVNQLSGRVHQDAFNKLPHLQVFSLMENLFHGHLPSSLVNATNLVEFEAAYNFFTGTVPPNIGRLQSLQWLVLAFNSLEAKSPADWGFMRALTNCSQLQNLELRYNKLSGTLPSAVSNLSSTTLTFLSLGNNEISGQIPEEIGNLVSLQDLELHNNSLTGNIPSSLSMIRDLTVLRLDNNSLGGPVPTTIGNLTQLNNLALAMNDLSGIIPSTVGSLVSLLQLDLSSNYFTGAIPSSLFNITTLAISLDISNNLLEGPIPPGIGNLQNLAEFHAMSNQLKGKIPITLAKCKLLQILQLQNNSFTGNIPSPLSELKGLEILDLSSNNFSGQIPKFLGDFTTLYHLNLSFNNFDGQVPTAGVFANATEISVLGNTKLCGGIQDLHLPPCFLHIPNIRHKLPMHAIVILLVATITCIVSLHLLFFFACHKKRARETLPSAVMRGCHVVSYQQLAHATDGFSTANLLGEGSYGSVYRGNLCDPTGGEDNVVAVKLLKLQTPGALKSFAAECEAMRNLRHRNLVKIITACSSIDFSGNDFKAIVSDFMPNGSLEEWLHPNMNNQPEERHLSLVQRVSILCDVAHALDYLHFNAAAPVVHCDLKPSNVLLDDDMVAHVGDFGLARILAEGCSSFQPSTSSMGFRGTIGYAPPEYGAGNMVSTHGDIYSYGVLILEMVTGKRPTDDMFGHGLSLRKYVEMSLINNRMMDIIDAQLANEIGNGSASTGDPKGGRAETLISLLKFGILCSKEMPANRISTKDIIRELHAIKN; encoded by the exons ATGGCTGCTGGTTTCATCTTCCTGTGCTTCACCCTGTCCATGTTCATGCTGCATTGCGGCCACTGCCAGGCGATACCACGAAATGGTACCGGCGGCAACCTCACCTCCGTGCAAATGCAGACACTTGCACTGCTCTCCTTCAAGTCCATGGTGTCCGACCCTGCCGGCTTGCTTTTTTCGTGGAACAGCTCCAGCCACCCGTGCAAATGGCGCGGCGTCGGGTGCGGCCGCCGCAGGCACCGCGATAGGGTCGTCGCGCTGAGCCTCAACTCCCTCGGTTTGTCGGGCAGTATGTCCCCGTCGCTGGGCAACCTCTCTTACCTCCGTGTCCTCGACCTCGGGGGGAACAGCCTCACAGGACATATACCTCTGGACCTGGGCCATCTTCGTCGGCTCCGATTGCTCAACCTCACAGCGAACTCGCTCCAGGGAGACATCCCAGTGACCCTGGGACGTTGCACCAGTCTCATGAAGCTTCTCCTCGCCTCCAACCACCTGCGGGGCGAGATCCCAGGTGAGATCGGTGCACTGGGAAACCTTGTCATTCTCAGCATCGATGGCAACAACTTGTCGGGGAACATCCCACCATCGCTGGGAAACCTGACGTCGCTTGTCATCCTGAGTCTCGCCAATAACTCCCTCTCAGGCACCATCCCTGCATCCTTTGGCGATCTCTCCAGCCTCCAACAGCTCCTCCTTTGGCTGAACCATCTCTCTGGCCACATACCTCCGTCTCTTGGCCGCCTCTCCAACCTCTTCACGCTTGACCTGGAAACCAACAACCTGACCGGCCCCATCCCACCTGCCATCTGGAATTTATCGTCACTGGTAATCTTTGCCGTGAACGTCAACCAGCTCTCGGGGAGAGTACATCAGGATGCATTCAACAAGCTTCCTCACCTCCAGGTGTTCTCCCTGATGGAGAATCTCTTCCATGGTCACCTCCCGTCGTCCCTTGTAAACGCTACCAACCTCGTTGAGTTCGAGGCCGCCTACAACTTCTTCACCGGCACGGTGCCTCCGAACATCGGAAGGTTGCAGAGCCTCCAATGGTTAGTCCTGGCATTTAACTCTCTCGAAGCTAAAAGTCCTGCGGACTGGGGTTTCATGCGGGCATTGACAAACTGCTCCCAGCTACAAAACTTGGAACTGCGCTATAATAAGCTCAGTGGGACTCTTCCTTCTGCTGTTTCCAATTTATCATCCACAACGCTAACATTTCTTTCCCTCGGTAACAACGAGATTTCAGGTCAGATACCTGAAGAAATAGGTAACCTTGTGAGTTTACAGGACCTTGAACTGCACAACAATTCTCTTACAGGAAATATCCCATCTTCGCTTAGTATGATTCGAGATCTGACAGTTTTGAGACTAGATAATAACAGCTTGGGCGGGCCAGTCCCGACAACCATAGGTAATTTAACTCAACTTAACAATCTGGCCCTAGCAATGAATGACTTAAGCGGAATCATTCCGAGTACTGTAGGAAGCTTGGTGTCTCTACTGCAACTAGACCTCTCTAGTAATTATTTCACAGGGGCGATCCCCAGTAGTCTATTCAACATCACCACACTTGCCATATCTCTTGATATCTCCAATAATCTTTTGGAAGGACCCATACCACCTGGCATTGGGAATCTACAAAACCTTGCAGAGTTTCATGCAATGTCTAATCAGCTCAAGGGGAAAATTCCTATTACTCTAGCAAAATGCAAGCTTCTCCAGATTCTCCAGCTACAAAATAACTCATTCACGGGTAATATTCCATCACCCTTGAGTGAGTTAAAGGGTTTAGAAATTCTCGACCTCTCAAGCAACAATTTTTCTGGCCAAATACCAAAGTTCCTTGGAGATTTTACCACACTCTATCATCTAAACCTTTCTTTCAATAATTTTGATGGCCAAGTGCCAACTGCCGGAGTTTTCGCAAATGCTACTGAGATTTCAGTCTTGGGCAATACCAAGCTTTGCGGGGGCATTCAAGACCTACATTTACCCCCATGTTTTCTTCACATTCCAAATATAAGGCACAAACTACCCATGCATGCAATTGTTATTTTGCTTGTAGCAACAATAACATGCATCGTTTCGTTGCACCTCCTGTTCTTCTTTGCATGCCACAAGAAAAGAGCAAGAGAAACCCTTCCATCAGCCGTCATGCGAGGCTGCCATGTTGTCTCTTACCAGCAGCTGGCACATGCAACAGATGGTTTTTCAACAGCCAATTTGTTGGGCGAGGGGAGCTACGGATCTGTCTACAGAGGAAACTTATGTGATCCAACAGGAGGGGAAGATAATGTCGTCGCTGTAAAGCTACTAAAACTTCAGACACCAGGGGCGCTAAAGAGCTTCGCAGCCGAGTGCGAGGCGATGAGGAACCTACGGCACCGGAATCTCGTGAAGATAATCACAGCGTGCTCAAGTATCGACTTCAGCGGGAATGACTTCAAAGCAATCGTGTCCGACTTCATGCCCAATGGAAGCTTAGAAGAGTGGCTCCATCCTAACATGAATAACCAACCAGAAGAGAGACACTTGAGCCTTGTCCAGAGAGTGAGCATACTCTGTGACGTGGCTCATGCATTGGATTATCTCCATTTCAATGCAGCTGCACCGGTTGTGCATTGTGATCTTAAGCCAAGCAATGTGCTTCTGGATGATGACATGGTAGCAcatgttggagattttggattggCCAGGATTCTTGCAGAGGGATGCTCATCTTTTCAACCCTCAACTAGCTCAATGGGATTCAGAGGAACAATTGGTTATGCTCCTCCAG AGTACGGAGCTGGAAATATGGTTTCTACTCATGGAGACATCTACAGCTATGGAGTTCTTATTCTTGAAATGGTAACGGGAAAAAGGCCCACGGACGACATGTTTGGTCATGGATTAAGCCTTCGCAAGTACGTCGAGATGTCCTTGATCAATAACAGAATGATGGACATTATCGACGCTCAACTGGCGAACGAGATTGGTAATGGTTCAGCATCCACGGGTGATCCAAAGGGAGGAAGGGCTGAAACTCTCATTTCTCTACTTAAGTTCGGGATTTTGTGCTC aaaagaaatgccGGCAAATAGAATATCAACCAAGGATATCATCAGGGAACTACATGCCATAAAAAATTGA
- the LOC127316598 gene encoding nuclear transport factor 2 — protein MDPDAVAKAFVQHYYQTFDSNRAALAGLYQDGSMLTFEGEKFGGAAAITNKIGSLPFQQCQHKIDTVDCQPSGPQGGVLVFVSGTITTGPGEHPLKFSQMFHLLPAGGSFYVQNDMFRLNYG, from the exons ATGGATCCCGACGCGGTGGCCAAGGCCTTCGTGCAGCACTACTACCAGACCTTCGACTCCAACCGCGCCGCGCTGGCGGGGCTCTACCAGGACGGCTCCATGCTCACCTTCGAGGGCGAGAAgttcggcggcgccgccgccatcaccaACAAGATCGGATCCCTCCCCTTCCAGCAGTGCCAGCACAAGATCGACACCGTCGACTGCCAGCCCTCGGGGCCCCAGGGCGGCGTCCTCGTCTTCGTCTCcggcaccatcaccaccggccccGGCGAGCACCCGCTCAAGTTCTCACAG ATGTTCCATTTGCTGCCAGCTGGAGGGTCCTTCTACGTGCAGAACGACATGTTCCGCCTGAACTATGGTTAA